The nucleotide sequence TGGCTGGACGAGAAAGTCCTTCAGGATATGAACGGCTTCGACAGGCTTTGGCTCATCTTCGCCTTTCACCGGAGCGAAGGCTGGAAAAGCAGCGTCAAGCCGCCGCGGGGTGGACCGAAGCGGGGCGTTCTGGCCACACGCTCCCCGCATCGTCCCAATTCGATCGGCCTGTCGGCGGTGGAACTGGCCAAGATCGAAGGAAGGACGCTGCACCTTCGCGGGGTGGACCTCCTGGATGGCACACCCGTCCTGGATATCAAACCCTACGTCCCCTACGCGGATGCCTTTCCGGACGCCAAAGCCGGCT is from Desulfuromonadales bacterium and encodes:
- the tsaA gene encoding tRNA (N6-threonylcarbamoyladenosine(37)-N6)-methyltransferase TrmO, encoding WLDEKVLQDMNGFDRLWLIFAFHRSEGWKSSVKPPRGGPKRGVLATRSPHRPNSIGLSAVELAKIEGRTLHLRGVDLLDGTPVLDIKPYVPYADAFPDAKAGWIDDLDAKVGRHSAPGPRKPR